One window from the genome of Pyxicephalus adspersus chromosome 6, UCB_Pads_2.0, whole genome shotgun sequence encodes:
- the TACO1 gene encoding translational activator of cytochrome c oxidase 1 isoform X2 translates to MNRGFPSSTMALVLGRICSSYRTTLWRSLLGCQEALDRFSCSSVLVKGSSIHTSSLMFAGHNKWSKVKHIKGPKDAERSRLFARLSMMIKVAVREGGPNPDMNTPLYNLIEQCRQRNMPKASIETAIKGAEKSKATSYALYQARGPGGASLLIELHTDNTNRTFADLKGILIKNGGTTTDGARHCYSRKGVVTVQPYDKDGTPVSMEQALEFAIQAGAEDVQESQDEEDKDVYKFICEVPSLRDVRSELLNLGMVPISSSPEYLPIITVQVSDSDKEQLFHLLELINNQPEVLRVYDNIE, encoded by the exons ATGAATAGAG GTTTCCCCAGCAGTACCATGGCTCTAGTACTTGGGAGGATCTGTTCATCTTATAGGACCACCCTATGGAGGTCATTGTTGGGCTGTCAGGAAGCCCTGGATAGGTTCAGCTGTTCCAGTGTATTGGTTAAAGGATCGAGCATTCATACTTCTTCCTTAATGTTTGCAGGGCATAATAAATGGTCCAAAGTCAAACATATCAAAGGTCCAAAGGATGCAGAGAGATCCCGCTTGTTTGCTAGGCTATCCATGATGATTAAAGTGGCTGTGAGAG aaggagGCCCTAATCCTGATATGAATACACCTCTGTACAATCTCATCGAGCAGTGCCGGCAAAGAAATATGCCCAAGGCTTCCATAGAGACCGCCATCAAAGGAGCT GAAAAGTCCAAGGCAACCTCGTATGCCCTGTACCAAGCAAGAGGGCCAGGAGGAGCCTCCTTACTTATTGAACTGCATACTGACAACACCAATCGCACTTTTGCAGATTTAAAAGGCATCCTGATCAAAAATGG AGGAACTACTACAGATGGAGCACGACATTGCTATTCTAGGAAGGGAGTTGTAACTGTACAGCCGTATGACAAGGATGGCACTCCTGTGTCCATGGAGCAGGCTTTGGAGTTTGCCATTCAGGCAGGAGCAGAAGATGTCCAGGAATCGCAGGATGAAGAGGACAAAGATGTGTACAAG TTCATTTGTGAAGTCCCCTCCCTAAGAGATGTCCGCTCGGAGCTGCTCAACCTAGGAATGGTGCCGATCTCCTCCAGTCCGGAGTATTTGCCCATCATCACTGTACAAGTATCAGACTCTGACAAGGAGCAGCTGTTCCACCTCCTGGAGCTGATCAACAACCAGCCAGAAGTCTTACGGGTTTATGACAACATTGAATAG
- the LOC140333116 gene encoding proline-rich protein 29-like — protein MISGCQLAASTLGIYSITILMSQHWPMDPNLYSSPAWDRNYTGVHIIPPMVSQQPTIIQQLPTDFIAPLSYPVRQGRAKEDLIDLMMIQNAQMHQVIMNNMAMSALSSFGYGAPQPPRQPSAVPVQVEEEEETIVYHHHYEPFPANYTAYQGYPTAPMPAPAPMPQHEPIIRHLNMDTQPASPIRNTDLRPVPPPPPLSATGTVGADIPPASEYYDLTEARM, from the exons ATGATATCCGGGTGTCAGCTTGCTGCGAGCACACTGGGAATATACTCCATTACTATCCTCATGTCCCAGCATTGGCCCATGGATCCCAATCTATACAGCAGCCCTGCATGGGACAGGAATTATACTGGAGTTCATATCATACCTCCTATG GTTTCCCAGCAGCCAACCATAATCCAGCAGCTTCCAACAGACTTCATCGCCCCTCTATCATATCCAGTCAGACAAGGCCGTGCCAAAGAAG ATTTAATAGATCTGATGATGATACAGAATGCCCAGATGCATCAGGTTATAATGAACAATATGGCAATGTCGGCTCTGTCCAGCTTTGGATATGGGGCACCACAGCCTCCAAGACAG CCCAGTGCAGTGCCAGTACAAgtagaggaggaagaagagactATTGTTTATCATCACCATTATGAACCATTCCCAGCAAATTATACGGCATATCAAGGCTACCCTACGGCGCCAATGCCAGCACCAGCACCAATGCCCCAGCATGAGCCGATCATCAGGCATCTCAATATGGACACACAGCCAGCTTCCCCGATACGTAACACGGACCT GCGGCCTGTAcccccacctcctcctctgaGTGCCACCGGAACTGTTGGTGCCGATATCCCTCCTGCATCag AGTACTATGACCTGACTGAAGCCAGAATGTGA
- the TACO1 gene encoding translational activator of cytochrome c oxidase 1 isoform X1 gives MPAALHSLGFPSSTMALVLGRICSSYRTTLWRSLLGCQEALDRFSCSSVLVKGSSIHTSSLMFAGHNKWSKVKHIKGPKDAERSRLFARLSMMIKVAVREGGPNPDMNTPLYNLIEQCRQRNMPKASIETAIKGAEKSKATSYALYQARGPGGASLLIELHTDNTNRTFADLKGILIKNGGTTTDGARHCYSRKGVVTVQPYDKDGTPVSMEQALEFAIQAGAEDVQESQDEEDKDVYKFICEVPSLRDVRSELLNLGMVPISSSPEYLPIITVQVSDSDKEQLFHLLELINNQPEVLRVYDNIE, from the exons ATGCCGGCTGCTCTGCATTCCCTGG GTTTCCCCAGCAGTACCATGGCTCTAGTACTTGGGAGGATCTGTTCATCTTATAGGACCACCCTATGGAGGTCATTGTTGGGCTGTCAGGAAGCCCTGGATAGGTTCAGCTGTTCCAGTGTATTGGTTAAAGGATCGAGCATTCATACTTCTTCCTTAATGTTTGCAGGGCATAATAAATGGTCCAAAGTCAAACATATCAAAGGTCCAAAGGATGCAGAGAGATCCCGCTTGTTTGCTAGGCTATCCATGATGATTAAAGTGGCTGTGAGAG aaggagGCCCTAATCCTGATATGAATACACCTCTGTACAATCTCATCGAGCAGTGCCGGCAAAGAAATATGCCCAAGGCTTCCATAGAGACCGCCATCAAAGGAGCT GAAAAGTCCAAGGCAACCTCGTATGCCCTGTACCAAGCAAGAGGGCCAGGAGGAGCCTCCTTACTTATTGAACTGCATACTGACAACACCAATCGCACTTTTGCAGATTTAAAAGGCATCCTGATCAAAAATGG AGGAACTACTACAGATGGAGCACGACATTGCTATTCTAGGAAGGGAGTTGTAACTGTACAGCCGTATGACAAGGATGGCACTCCTGTGTCCATGGAGCAGGCTTTGGAGTTTGCCATTCAGGCAGGAGCAGAAGATGTCCAGGAATCGCAGGATGAAGAGGACAAAGATGTGTACAAG TTCATTTGTGAAGTCCCCTCCCTAAGAGATGTCCGCTCGGAGCTGCTCAACCTAGGAATGGTGCCGATCTCCTCCAGTCCGGAGTATTTGCCCATCATCACTGTACAAGTATCAGACTCTGACAAGGAGCAGCTGTTCCACCTCCTGGAGCTGATCAACAACCAGCCAGAAGTCTTACGGGTTTATGACAACATTGAATAG
- the TACO1 gene encoding translational activator of cytochrome c oxidase 1 isoform X3, producing the protein MPAALHSLGHNKWSKVKHIKGPKDAERSRLFARLSMMIKVAVREGGPNPDMNTPLYNLIEQCRQRNMPKASIETAIKGAEKSKATSYALYQARGPGGASLLIELHTDNTNRTFADLKGILIKNGGTTTDGARHCYSRKGVVTVQPYDKDGTPVSMEQALEFAIQAGAEDVQESQDEEDKDVYKFICEVPSLRDVRSELLNLGMVPISSSPEYLPIITVQVSDSDKEQLFHLLELINNQPEVLRVYDNIE; encoded by the exons ATGCCGGCTGCTCTGCATTCCCTGG GGCATAATAAATGGTCCAAAGTCAAACATATCAAAGGTCCAAAGGATGCAGAGAGATCCCGCTTGTTTGCTAGGCTATCCATGATGATTAAAGTGGCTGTGAGAG aaggagGCCCTAATCCTGATATGAATACACCTCTGTACAATCTCATCGAGCAGTGCCGGCAAAGAAATATGCCCAAGGCTTCCATAGAGACCGCCATCAAAGGAGCT GAAAAGTCCAAGGCAACCTCGTATGCCCTGTACCAAGCAAGAGGGCCAGGAGGAGCCTCCTTACTTATTGAACTGCATACTGACAACACCAATCGCACTTTTGCAGATTTAAAAGGCATCCTGATCAAAAATGG AGGAACTACTACAGATGGAGCACGACATTGCTATTCTAGGAAGGGAGTTGTAACTGTACAGCCGTATGACAAGGATGGCACTCCTGTGTCCATGGAGCAGGCTTTGGAGTTTGCCATTCAGGCAGGAGCAGAAGATGTCCAGGAATCGCAGGATGAAGAGGACAAAGATGTGTACAAG TTCATTTGTGAAGTCCCCTCCCTAAGAGATGTCCGCTCGGAGCTGCTCAACCTAGGAATGGTGCCGATCTCCTCCAGTCCGGAGTATTTGCCCATCATCACTGTACAAGTATCAGACTCTGACAAGGAGCAGCTGTTCCACCTCCTGGAGCTGATCAACAACCAGCCAGAAGTCTTACGGGTTTATGACAACATTGAATAG
- the TACO1 gene encoding translational activator of cytochrome c oxidase 1 isoform X4, translated as MNRGHNKWSKVKHIKGPKDAERSRLFARLSMMIKVAVREGGPNPDMNTPLYNLIEQCRQRNMPKASIETAIKGAEKSKATSYALYQARGPGGASLLIELHTDNTNRTFADLKGILIKNGGTTTDGARHCYSRKGVVTVQPYDKDGTPVSMEQALEFAIQAGAEDVQESQDEEDKDVYKFICEVPSLRDVRSELLNLGMVPISSSPEYLPIITVQVSDSDKEQLFHLLELINNQPEVLRVYDNIE; from the exons ATGAATAGAG GGCATAATAAATGGTCCAAAGTCAAACATATCAAAGGTCCAAAGGATGCAGAGAGATCCCGCTTGTTTGCTAGGCTATCCATGATGATTAAAGTGGCTGTGAGAG aaggagGCCCTAATCCTGATATGAATACACCTCTGTACAATCTCATCGAGCAGTGCCGGCAAAGAAATATGCCCAAGGCTTCCATAGAGACCGCCATCAAAGGAGCT GAAAAGTCCAAGGCAACCTCGTATGCCCTGTACCAAGCAAGAGGGCCAGGAGGAGCCTCCTTACTTATTGAACTGCATACTGACAACACCAATCGCACTTTTGCAGATTTAAAAGGCATCCTGATCAAAAATGG AGGAACTACTACAGATGGAGCACGACATTGCTATTCTAGGAAGGGAGTTGTAACTGTACAGCCGTATGACAAGGATGGCACTCCTGTGTCCATGGAGCAGGCTTTGGAGTTTGCCATTCAGGCAGGAGCAGAAGATGTCCAGGAATCGCAGGATGAAGAGGACAAAGATGTGTACAAG TTCATTTGTGAAGTCCCCTCCCTAAGAGATGTCCGCTCGGAGCTGCTCAACCTAGGAATGGTGCCGATCTCCTCCAGTCCGGAGTATTTGCCCATCATCACTGTACAAGTATCAGACTCTGACAAGGAGCAGCTGTTCCACCTCCTGGAGCTGATCAACAACCAGCCAGAAGTCTTACGGGTTTATGACAACATTGAATAG